In Zingiber officinale cultivar Zhangliang chromosome 3A, Zo_v1.1, whole genome shotgun sequence, the DNA window ACTCGCAGCTAGGCGGTGCCAATCGCGGCCAGGTGCGACTGCTCCCGGCCAGGCGAGCCGGCTCGCGGCCAGGCGCGGCCGCTCGCGGACAGGCGCGGCCAGGAGCGAGCGCTCGTGGCCAGGCGCGGCCGCGAGCGTCTAGGCGACGCTGTGAGATCGGAGCAAAAACAAGGAAATGAGATCGATGGAGCAAAAACAAGGCTACCGGACGAGAGAGATGGGTGGAAAAATTGGGTCGCGCAGCCGCCGCaggaaaggagaaaaattagGGCAAGGAGAAAAGAACGGACCGAGTGGAGTTAATATAAGGGTTTTTCCAACGAATTTCCAACAACATAATTATTTGTTGGATATTTCCAACAACCCTcaaatttgttggaaatttccaacaaatttaATTCGTTGAAAAATTAATAATTTGATAAAATCATGGTTAACCGACctaaagacctcggaattggatgaaactagttcctatgtgctcctctatttatactgattttatatatattctcaaatatttattttccttcatatatttttttctttattttttcaattcatgctcaaattcaaattcatccaattgaccaagatgttaaaaattcatattatgtcaaaaaaaaatatttgagctcatctatagaatcaggagaccaagaggagcacatagaaacttgtttcatccgattccgaggtctttAGGTCGGTCAAACAGGTTTTTAAGTCATtgcatactttgcaacgaatctggaattcgttggaaatttccaactaATTCCATATTCGTTGCAAACTCTACATTTCCCTAAAATCATGGTTGACccacctagagacctcggaattggatgaaactagttcctatgtgctcctctatttatcctattttatatatgttctcaaatatttattttccctcatatattttttttatttattttttcaattcccattgtgttaggaaaattaaattcaagtttaaaaattcacatatcaaaataaattagctccaaatttatttttaattcatggatataattgGGAGAACCTTACAAACACAAACAAACTGATTTcgcctcgttctgagcactcgaacattattttgtaaatctaacaagttcaactacacttaaatttgatttaaactcTAACAttttcatgctcaaattcaaattcatccaattgacctagatgttaaaaattcatcttatgtcaaaaaaaatatttgagctcatctatagaatcaagagaccaagaggagcacataggaactggtttcatccaattcggatgtctctaggtcggtcaaacgagTTTTTAAGACATTACATACTTTGCAatgaatctgccaattcgttggaaatttccaacgaattccagTTTCGTTGCAAACTCTACATTTCcctaaaatcacggttgaccgacctagagacctcggtattggatgaaactagttcctatgtgctcctctatttatcttgattttatatatgttctcaaatattttttttttctttatttttcaattcccattgttaggaaaattaaattcaagtttaaaaattcacatatcaaaataaattagctccaattttttttttaattcatggatataatcggTGAACCTTACGAATGCAAACAAACTGATTTCGcatcgttctgagcactcgaacattattttgtaaatctaacaagttcaactacacttaaatttgatttaaaactctaacactttcatgctcaaattcaaattcatccaattgacctagatgttaaaaattcatcttatgtcaaaaataatatttgagctcatctatagaatcaggagaccaagaggagcacataggaattagtttcatccaattcggaggtctctaggtcagtCAAACGAGTTTTTAAGACATtgcatactttgcaacgaatctggaattcgttgaaatttccaacgaattccagattcgttgcaaacTCTACATTTCCCTAAAATCACGgttgatcgacctagagacctcggaattggatgaaactagttcctatgtgctcctctatttatcctgattttatatatgttctcaaatatttttttccctcatatattttttttctttattttttcaattcccattgtgttaggaaaattaaattcaggtttaaaaattcacatatcaaaattaattagctccaaaattatttttaattcatggatataatcgcgAGAACCATACGAACGCAAACAAACTGATTTCGCCTCATTCTAAGCACTTgaacattattttgtaaatctaacaagttcaactacactaaatttgatttaaaactctaacactttcatgctcaaattcaaattcatccaattgacctaaatgttaaaaattcatcttatgtaaaaaaaaaatatttgagctcatctatagaatcaggagaccaagaggagaacataggaactggtttcatccaattcggaggtctctaggtcagtTAAACGGGTTTTTAAGACATtgcatactttgcaacgaatctagaattcgttggaaatttccaacgaactggcagattcgttggaaatggtTCCAATGAATCTGTCAATTCATtgcaaatttccaacgaattccaaattcgttgcaaactctACATTTCCCTAAAATCACgattgaccgacctagagacctcggaattggatgaaactagttcctatgtgctcctctatttatcctgattttATATATGTTCTCAAATATTGTTTTCcctcatatatttttttctttattttttcaattcccactgtgttaggaaaattaaatttaggtttaaaaattcacatatcaaaattaattagctccaaaattatttttaattcatggatataatcgcgAGAACCATACGAACGCAAACAAACTGATTTCGCCtcattctgagcactcgaacattattttgtaaatctaacaagttcaactacacttaaatttgatttaaaactctaacactttcatgctcaaattcaaattcatccaattgacctaaatgttaaaaattcatcttatgtcaaaaaaaatatttgagctcatctatagaatcaggagaccaagaggagcacataggaactggtttcatccaattcggaggtctctaggtcagtTAAACGGGTTTTTAAGACATtgcatactttgcaacgaatctggaattcgttggaaatttccaacgaactggcagattcgttggaaatggtTCCAATGAATTTGTcaattcattggaaatttccaacgaattccaaattcgttgcaaactctACATTCCcctaaaatcacggttgaccgacctagagacctcggaattggatgaaactaattcctatgtgctcctctatttatcctgattttatatatgttctcaaatattttttccctcatatatttttttctttattttttcaattcccactgtgttaggaaaattaaattcaggtttaaaaattcacatatcaaaattaattagctccaaaattatttttaattcatggatataatcgtGAGAACCATATGAACACAAACAAACTGATTTCGCCTCATTCCGAGCACTcgaacattattttgtaaatctaacaagttcaactacacttaaatttgatttaaaactctaacactttaatgctcaaattcaaattcatccaattgacatagatgttaaaaattcatcttatgtcaaaaaaaaatatttgagctcatctatagaatcaggagaccaagaggagcacataggaactggtttcatccaattcggaggtctctaggtcggtcaaatggggttttaagacattgcatactttgcaacgaatctggaattcgttggaaatttccaacgaactggcagacttgttgaaaatgtttccaacgaatttgccaattcgttggaaatttccaacgaattccagattcgttgcaaacTCTACATTTCcctaaaatcacggttgaccgacctagagacctaggaattggatgaaaccagttcctatgtgttcctctatttatcctaattttatatatgttctcaaatatttttttccctcatatattttttttctttattttttcaattcccattgtgttaggaaaattaaattcaggtttaaaaaattcatatatcaaaataaattagctccaaaattatttttaattcatggatataatcgtGAGAACCTTACGAACGCAAACAAACTAATTTcgcctcgttctgagcactcgaacattattttgtaaatctaacAAGTGCAACTACgcttaaatttgatttaaaactctaacactttcatgctcaaatttaaattcatccaattgacctagatgttaaaaattcatcttatgtcaaaaaaaatatttgagctcatctatagaatcaggagaccaagaggagcacataggaactgatttcatccaattcggaggtcccTAGGTCGGTCAAACGGATTTTTAAGGTATtgcatactttgcaacgaatctggaattcattggaaatgtttccaacgaatctgccaattcgttggaaatttccaacgaatttcagattcgttgcaAACTCTACATTTCcctaaaatcacggttgaccgacctaaagacctcggaattggatgaaaccagttcctatgtgctcctctatttatcctgattttatatatgttctcaaatattttttccctcatatattttttttctttattttttcaattcccattgtgttaggaaaattaaatttaggtttaaaaattcatatatcaaaataaattagctccaaaattatttttaattcatggatataatcgcgAGAACCTTACGAACGCAAACAAACTGATTTcgcctcgttctgagcactcgaacattattttgtaaatctaacaagttcaactacacttaaatttgatttaaaactctaacactttcatgctcaaattcaaattcatccaaatgacctagatgttaaaaattcatcttacatcaaaaaaaatatttgagctcatctatagaatcaggagaccaagaagagcacataggaactggtttcatccaattcggaggtctctaggtcggccAAACGGGTTTTTAAGACATTATATACTTTGCAACAAATCTGGAATttattggaaatttccaacgaactggcagattcgttggaaatgtttccaacgaatctgccaattcgttggaaatttccaacaaattccATATTCGTTGCAAACTCTACATTTCcctaaaatcacggttgaccgacctagagacctcggaattggatgaaaccagttcctatgtgctcctctatttatcctgattttatatatgttctcaaatattttttttccctcatattttttttctttattttttcaattcctattgtgttaggaaaattaaattcaagtttaaaaattcacatatcaaaataaattagctccaaatttatttttaattcatggatataatcgcgATAACCTTACGAACGCAAACAAATTGATTTtgcctcgttctgagcactcgaacattgttttgtaaatctaacaagttcaactacacttaaatttgatttaatactctaacactttcatgctcaaattcaaattcatcaaattgacctagatgttaaaaaataatcttatgtcaaaaaaaaaatatttgagctcatctatagaatcaggagaccaagaggagcaaataggaacttgtttcatctgattccgaggtctctaagtcggtcaaacgggtttttatgacattgcatactttgcaacgaatctggaattcgttggaaatttccaacgaaatggcagattcgttggaaatgtttccaacgaaatTCCAACAAATAATATTTTCGTTGCAATTTTTGCGACGAAAAtactattcgttgcaaaatttgcaacgaagaaattattcgttgcaaaatttgcaacgaagaaattattcgttgcaaaatttgcaatgaaaatattattcgttgcaaaatttgcaacaaatatttttttttgtcgcTAACTTGCAACAATATTAGCGACAAAATAtcttttgttgctaatttgcaacgaatttattttgttgctaaatttgttgctaatttggaacagtttattattttgttgtaaattttgttggaaagtttggaacaaaatttaaattcgtTGTAAACATTCGTCCCTAATAGACTGTTTTTTTGTAGTGGTTGGCCAGATTAAAGGTCTCTAGATATGGAAATTGTGAGGACCTCGAGGAATTAGATAGAGGGGATGAATAACTATTTACCTACAAATTTAATCTTCTACTCCTACTAATGCCTTAGCAAGGTCATACAAACAAAGTTATGCAACAAAAATAAAGGATTAAGATAATTAGCACACATCAATtgctaacacaaggatgtaaTGTAATTCAGAAACTTTGTTCCTACTCTATGTCCTATGATTTATTGATTGGATTCCACTATCACTGATTAATTTCACATAGACCATATATCATCTAATTGTTGTAGCTTAGCTTTGTCAGTTCATCAACTCAACTTTCTTCTCCAGTAATTAGACCATATATTATCTAATCATTAGTCCTCTCGGGGCGGTACGATGATTaagacatgaggtgttgccacatgaggtcttagggtcgaaactcggcgtgaccgagcataacctcccccatgtcttgaccatttgcactaatggctagtagtcacccgtaatttacctcctccgtgttgacctagggacgggttggcgggggcgctgaggacaagcgaatcaccttttgccacatataTCATCTAATCGTTAGTTGAGTCGGTACTTttaatagtaatttttttttaaaaaaacattttcttaaaaaataaaagtcTCTCACATAAAAAGATGGTTCAGTTTTGGATGGTAAATGAGCCGAGTTGAATTAAATTATAAGATGCTCGAGTTCAAGCTGGATTTGTTATTTCTAAATTCGAGTTCAGCTTGATTTGAACTTTAGTTCTTAAACTCAACttcaatttataataaaattaaataattcgaGTTTGACTCGAAACAATCtcacttaaaaattaaacaaatttagtttACCTCGCTTAagatatttaattataataattaataatatattattatatttattatttatgtgatatttaatttatatatatataaaataagatAAACGTGTAGTATTCGAGACGAAACCAAAATCTAATTTGTCGATAAACATATCAGACAACCCCAATGTTCTCCGGTGTTTTCGTTGGTCGTGGAATTTCCCTATTCACGGTCCATGCACGTGCAAGACCAAACTTAGACAAACCGCATCAATTACAAGGTCCCAGCCGCCGCCACGTAATAGATAATTAACTAGAGGTACGGCAGTCTCCTCCATCGTCCAATACGGTAACGTGAAGCTGTGCGTGCCGTCTACGACTCCATTAAAGCAGATACAAAGTTTAATTCCATCACCTTACCTAGCTACGTCCACGTACAGGCGCCCCAGCCGCCGACTAACTTTCCCATGCTCCTTAAAGACCCAACACCACCAGCTCTCTCCCCATCTTTATAGATTCCTGCAGGCAGATTCAGCTTGCACAGGCCTATGGAGAGCTGTCCAATTCTGTTTCCCACCCATCACTCCTCTTCTTCTACTTCCTTCGTTCAATATCCATCCCATTTACAATCCAACTCGATTAATATTGTCACTACTTATGGGTCTAGCAGTGGCAACAAGGACGACCAAAGCAAGGTCTCAGGTGATCATGGCAGTGTAGTTGATCACAAGCCGATCAGTGACACCTCTGATATCGtacaaaagaaagggaagaagcaagAGAAGAAGATGAGGAGGCCACGGCTCGCCTTCCAAACTCGAAGCCGAGTTGACATACTCGACGATGGCTATCGATGGAGGAAGTACGGGCAGAAGGCAGTCAAGAACAACACGTTCcctaggtatatatatatatatatactgtggCCTCTTTGTTCATCGATCCTCCATATTAATTTAACTTCTTTCAACCTCTCGGAATTTATCCATTGCATCAATTAATGAGGCATGCAATCAGCTGGGTCATTATATTATTTTGAACGTCTTTTAATTTGCAAGAGATTTATTATCTCAAGCAGACTTCAAGGTACTGATGGCATCCGTTGATGTCCTAATTCTTCTTTTTACTTGTGAGAAGATTTGTGTGGTTTGTAAATTAAGTGAATTAGCATGATGTTTCAACTATACTTTAATTTCTTTGATGACCTTTTCACTGGATCAactattttttctattattttagattttttaaaaaatttctttagttTAAATATTATAATTCAAACCCTAAATCTTAAGTTCTAAACCCTAAGCTCTAAAAAAACTTGATGTTCCTCTTCATGCCATTTTACATAATAGATATTAAGTGTTTGATAATGAATTGCTTGAATTCTGCAGAAGCTATTATCGATGTACACATCAAGATTGCAATGTAAAGAAGCAAGTACAGCGATTGTCGAGGGATGAAAACATTGTGGTGACGACATATGAGGGAACTCACACTCACCCAATCGAGAAGCCGAATGACAGCTTTGAAGACATCCTCAATCGAATGCAAATATACGCCAACTTTTGAGCTATGTTTTTCTAATTTGCTTGATGAAGAAATGGTGTCAG includes these proteins:
- the LOC122053530 gene encoding probable WRKY transcription factor 43, which translates into the protein MESCPILFPTHHSSSSTSFVQYPSHLQSNSINIVTTYGSSSGNKDDQSKVSGDHGSVVDHKPISDTSDIVQKKGKKQEKKMRRPRLAFQTRSRVDILDDGYRWRKYGQKAVKNNTFPRSYYRCTHQDCNVKKQVQRLSRDENIVVTTYEGTHTHPIEKPNDSFEDILNRMQIYANF